From one Desulfonatronum sp. SC1 genomic stretch:
- a CDS encoding ABC transporter substrate-binding protein, with protein MKRTVGKPFWQRTFCLWFVLAAFLLAAPAWATSAFEQAAEKWIETEFQPSTLSKAEQLEEMKWFIKAAEPFRGMSIKVVSETIPTHEYESNVLAKAFEEITGIKVTHDLIQEGDVIEKLQTQWQSGENIYDAYINDADLIGTHWRYDFVVNLTDWMAGEGQDVTLPTLDLDDFFGKEFGTGPDGKLYQLPAQQFANLYWFRYDWFNREDFKKQFKDIYGYELGVPVNWSAYEDIAEFFTEHVKEIDGQRIYGHNDYGKKSPDLGWRFTDAWLSMAGAGDKGLPNGKPVDEWGIRVDENDRPVGSCVNRGGATNSPAAKYSLNKYMEWLRKYAPPGALGMDFYQYLPFLANGNVAQQIFWYTAFIPDMVAPGPTVNEDGTPKWRMAPSPHGPYWEEGMKVGYQDCGSWTLFKSTPLDRRKAAWLYAQFTVAKTSSLKKAHVGLTPIRDSDINHVSFTERAPKLGGLVEFYRSPARHVWTDTGTNVPDYPRLAQLWWQNIGEAVAGEVSVDQAMDNLCREQERIMERLERQGVQGDKGPKLNPVQDEAYWLSQPGSPKPKLENEKPQGVTVPYEQLLQAWVEGRVR; from the coding sequence ATGAAGCGAACGGTCGGTAAACCCTTTTGGCAGCGAACCTTTTGTCTATGGTTCGTGCTTGCGGCGTTCCTTCTCGCCGCCCCGGCTTGGGCCACGTCAGCCTTTGAGCAGGCTGCGGAAAAATGGATCGAAACCGAGTTTCAGCCCTCAACCCTGTCCAAGGCTGAACAGCTGGAGGAGATGAAATGGTTCATCAAGGCCGCTGAACCCTTTCGGGGGATGTCCATCAAGGTGGTTTCCGAAACCATCCCCACGCACGAATATGAATCCAACGTGCTGGCCAAGGCCTTTGAAGAGATCACCGGCATCAAGGTCACCCACGACCTGATCCAGGAAGGAGACGTCATTGAAAAATTGCAGACCCAGTGGCAGTCCGGTGAAAACATCTATGATGCCTACATCAACGACGCCGACCTGATCGGCACCCACTGGCGGTATGATTTCGTCGTCAACCTGACCGACTGGATGGCCGGGGAAGGCCAGGACGTGACCCTGCCCACCCTGGATCTGGACGACTTTTTCGGCAAGGAGTTCGGCACCGGCCCGGACGGAAAGCTCTACCAGCTTCCGGCCCAGCAGTTCGCCAACCTGTACTGGTTCCGTTACGATTGGTTCAACCGTGAGGACTTCAAGAAGCAGTTCAAGGACATCTACGGTTACGAACTGGGCGTTCCGGTGAACTGGTCCGCCTACGAGGACATCGCCGAATTCTTCACGGAGCACGTCAAGGAAATCGACGGACAGAGAATCTACGGACACAACGACTACGGCAAGAAATCCCCGGATCTGGGCTGGCGCTTCACCGATGCCTGGTTGTCCATGGCCGGCGCCGGCGACAAGGGACTGCCCAACGGCAAGCCCGTGGACGAGTGGGGCATTCGCGTGGATGAGAATGACCGCCCGGTGGGCTCCTGCGTCAACCGCGGCGGCGCGACCAACAGCCCGGCGGCCAAGTATTCCCTGAACAAATACATGGAATGGCTGCGCAAATACGCCCCTCCGGGCGCCCTGGGCATGGACTTCTACCAGTACCTGCCCTTCCTGGCCAACGGCAACGTGGCCCAGCAGATCTTCTGGTACACGGCCTTCATCCCGGACATGGTCGCCCCCGGCCCCACGGTTAATGAGGACGGGACCCCCAAATGGCGCATGGCCCCATCCCCCCATGGTCCATACTGGGAAGAAGGCATGAAGGTCGGATACCAGGACTGCGGTTCCTGGACCCTGTTCAAAAGCACTCCGCTGGACCGGCGCAAGGCCGCCTGGCTCTACGCCCAGTTCACCGTGGCCAAGACCAGCTCGCTGAAAAAAGCCCATGTCGGTCTGACCCCGATCCGGGACAGCGACATCAACCACGTCTCCTTCACGGAGCGCGCGCCCAAGCTGGGCGGTCTGGTGGAATTCTACCGCAGCCCGGCCCGACACGTCTGGACCGATACCGGAACCAACGTCCCCGACTACCCCCGCCTGGCCCAGCTCTGGTGGCAGAATATCGGTGAGGCCGTTGCCGGCGAGGTCAGCGTGGACCAGGCCATGGACAACCTCTGCCGCGAGCAGGAGCGGATCATGGAACGCCTGGAACGCCAAGGCGTTCAGGGCGACAAGGGTCCGAAGCTGAATCCGGTTCAGGATGAAGCCTACTGGCTGAGCCAACCCGGCTCCCCCAAGCCCAAGCTGGAAAATGAAAAGCCCCAAGGCGTGACAGTGCCTTATGAGCAACTGCTCCAGGCCTGGGTCGAAGGCCGCGTGCGCTAA
- a CDS encoding DUF2160 domain-containing protein has protein sequence MIEWMAWTTVTASFFLTIFLILAGMLVWELKSPSMERKGFLPIATTRGDRLFIGLLGSAYLTLTWVGLTDWTLWLVLPVIVVFMSLVMRYG, from the coding sequence ATGATTGAATGGATGGCCTGGACCACCGTCACCGCCAGCTTTTTCCTGACCATTTTCCTGATCCTGGCGGGCATGCTCGTCTGGGAACTCAAGTCACCTTCCATGGAGCGCAAGGGCTTTTTGCCCATTGCCACTACCCGGGGTGACAGGCTGTTCATCGGACTTCTGGGAAGCGCCTACCTCACCTTGACGTGGGTCGGACTGACGGATTGGACGCTCTGGCTGGTATTGCCGGTCATCGTCGTCTTTATGTCCTTGGTGATGCGCTACGGTTGA
- a CDS encoding branched-chain amino acid ABC transporter permease: MLEQQLINGLTLGLIYALIAVGYTMVYGVIQLINFAHGEIYMLGAFFCVTFITAAGLPFYAAILMAILCCMLCGILLDIIAYRPLRKAPRLAALITAIGMSIFLQNVALIIWGSRSRPFPQSALPPFFREKALIMGDVSLTWLQLFIFAVAIIMMIGLYLTINKTRIGTAMRALAQNKTAASLMGINVNYVISFTFALGSAMGAVAGILVSVYYNTLYPTMGYTAGVKAFAAAVLGGIGSVPGAMVGGVVLGVAEALGAGYVSSLYRDGVAYAVMIAVIIFRPSGILGRSVVDKA, from the coding sequence TTGCTTGAACAACAACTGATCAACGGTTTGACACTGGGCCTGATTTATGCCCTGATCGCCGTAGGCTACACCATGGTCTACGGAGTGATTCAGCTCATCAATTTCGCCCACGGTGAAATCTACATGCTCGGGGCCTTTTTCTGCGTGACCTTCATCACCGCGGCCGGCCTGCCCTTTTACGCGGCCATCCTGATGGCCATCCTCTGCTGCATGCTCTGCGGCATCCTGCTGGACATCATCGCCTACCGTCCTCTGCGCAAGGCGCCCCGCCTAGCCGCGCTGATCACGGCCATCGGCATGTCCATCTTTCTCCAAAACGTGGCCCTGATCATCTGGGGCAGCCGTTCCCGCCCCTTTCCCCAGTCGGCCCTGCCGCCCTTTTTTCGGGAAAAGGCCCTGATCATGGGCGACGTCAGCCTGACTTGGCTGCAACTGTTCATCTTCGCCGTGGCCATCATCATGATGATCGGCCTGTACCTGACCATCAACAAGACCCGGATCGGCACGGCCATGCGCGCCCTGGCCCAGAACAAGACCGCGGCTTCCTTAATGGGCATCAACGTCAACTACGTCATCTCCTTCACCTTTGCCCTGGGTTCGGCCATGGGCGCGGTGGCCGGGATTCTCGTCTCGGTCTACTACAACACCCTCTACCCGACCATGGGCTACACCGCCGGAGTCAAGGCCTTTGCCGCGGCCGTGCTCGGCGGCATCGGCTCGGTTCCCGGAGCCATGGTCGGCGGGGTGGTCCTGGGGGTTGCCGAGGCCCTGGGCGCGGGCTACGTCTCCTCCCTGTACCGCGACGGGGTGGCTTACGCGGTGATGATCGCCGTGATCATCTTCCGTCCCTCCGGCATCCTGGGACGATCCGTGGTGGACAAGGCGTAA
- a CDS encoding FKBP-type peptidyl-prolyl cis-trans isomerase, translating to MSFRKTTIASCLGVCLTLVILGCGQQQAPAPQTASEPTAVRSLDTKVQKTSYAIGLDIGTNIAMGELEVDVDALAQGLRDGLGLGGEPLMTQEEQQQVLMTLQQDLMQKQMEMVQAQSAENIAKGEAFMAEFRERDGVQSTDSGILYRVITDGEGENPQAEDIVTVHYTGTLVDGTVFDSSVERGEPATFPLQGVIPGWTEILQLIPQGAKWEVVIPPALAYGQQQAGPMIEPNSTLVFEIELLDVIRAEASE from the coding sequence ATGAGCTTCCGAAAAACGACAATCGCGTCCTGTCTTGGTGTTTGTTTGACTCTGGTCATCCTGGGCTGCGGCCAGCAACAGGCCCCGGCACCCCAGACTGCTTCCGAACCCACCGCCGTGCGGAGTTTGGACACGAAGGTGCAAAAGACCAGTTACGCCATTGGTCTGGATATCGGGACCAATATCGCCATGGGCGAGCTTGAGGTGGACGTGGACGCACTGGCCCAGGGGCTGCGCGACGGATTGGGTTTGGGCGGCGAGCCGCTGATGACCCAGGAGGAACAGCAGCAGGTGCTGATGACCTTGCAGCAGGATCTGATGCAAAAACAGATGGAAATGGTCCAAGCGCAGTCCGCTGAAAATATCGCCAAGGGTGAGGCCTTCATGGCCGAGTTCCGGGAGCGGGACGGTGTCCAGTCCACGGACAGCGGAATCCTCTACCGAGTCATCACGGACGGCGAGGGAGAAAACCCGCAGGCCGAGGACATCGTCACGGTGCACTATACCGGCACTCTGGTGGACGGGACGGTGTTCGACAGCTCCGTGGAGCGCGGCGAACCGGCCACCTTTCCCTTGCAGGGCGTGATTCCAGGGTGGACCGAAATCCTGCAACTCATTCCCCAGGGCGCGAAATGGGAAGTGGTCATCCCTCCCGCACTGGCCTATGGGCAACAGCAGGCCGGACCGATGATCGAGCCCAACTCCACGCTTGTCTTTGAGATCGAACTACTGGACGTCATCCGGGCCGAGGCTTCCGAATAG
- a CDS encoding ABC transporter substrate-binding protein gives MSAKNWIKAVLAACMLTLFCSPAWAQKIKIAVAAPLTGPAASYGENIKSGVETKIEEINAAGGINGVMVEVAYFDELCEPREAAVVAPRIVGDKDIVGVVGHVCSSAHLAALPTYVRMGMPVISPTATNVTISQQNKDNEGRVWSFRNVYLDDYQGYFLANYVKDILGLERIAVFYENNDYGIGLKNAFVAEAKNIGLTLVGEEGYVKGATDFAPQLTRLRGGNPDGLFISGYYNEGALIAAQAGNLGMNVVKFGADGLDNVDYINLGGDAANNTYMTVPFLPEAAPEQAQDFIKKFEEKYQRDLDWMSANAYDAAGKFVAAVTAVGTDRTAIRDYLAGINSLENAYIGITGATYFSEIGDPEKSAFVKMVKDGAFTAAPKQMQ, from the coding sequence ATGAGTGCAAAAAATTGGATCAAGGCCGTCCTGGCCGCCTGTATGCTGACTCTCTTCTGCTCCCCGGCCTGGGCGCAGAAAATCAAGATCGCCGTGGCCGCTCCCCTGACCGGCCCCGCCGCCTCCTACGGCGAAAACATCAAGTCCGGCGTGGAAACCAAGATTGAGGAAATCAACGCCGCCGGCGGCATCAACGGCGTGATGGTCGAGGTCGCCTACTTCGACGAACTGTGCGAACCCCGCGAAGCCGCCGTCGTGGCCCCGCGGATCGTCGGGGACAAGGACATCGTCGGCGTGGTCGGCCACGTCTGCTCCTCGGCCCACCTGGCCGCCCTGCCCACCTACGTGCGCATGGGCATGCCGGTAATTTCCCCCACCGCCACCAACGTGACCATCAGCCAGCAGAACAAGGACAACGAGGGCCGGGTCTGGTCCTTCCGCAACGTCTATCTGGACGACTACCAGGGCTACTTCCTGGCCAACTACGTCAAGGACATCCTTGGCCTGGAACGCATCGCCGTGTTCTATGAAAACAACGACTACGGCATCGGCCTGAAGAACGCCTTCGTGGCCGAGGCCAAAAACATCGGCCTGACCCTGGTGGGCGAGGAAGGCTACGTCAAGGGCGCCACGGACTTCGCCCCGCAACTGACCCGCCTGCGTGGCGGCAACCCGGACGGCCTGTTCATCTCCGGGTACTACAATGAAGGGGCACTCATTGCGGCCCAAGCCGGAAATCTGGGCATGAACGTCGTCAAGTTTGGCGCCGATGGCCTGGACAACGTGGACTACATCAACCTGGGTGGGGACGCGGCAAACAACACTTACATGACCGTGCCCTTCCTGCCCGAGGCAGCTCCGGAACAGGCCCAGGACTTCATCAAGAAGTTCGAGGAGAAGTATCAGCGCGACCTGGATTGGATGAGCGCCAACGCCTATGACGCTGCAGGCAAATTTGTGGCCGCCGTAACCGCCGTGGGTACGGACCGGACAGCGATCCGCGACTACCTGGCCGGCATCAACTCCCTGGAAAACGCATACATCGGTATTACCGGAGCCACCTACTTCAGTGAAATCGGCGACCCGGAAAAGAGCGCCTTCGTGAAGATGGTCAAGGACGGCGCCTTCACCGCCGCCCCCAAGCAGATGCAATAA
- a CDS encoding DUF523 domain-containing protein yields the protein MHKILVSSCLVGLPIRYNGRDKPTNAEIVSRWRNEDRLVHICPEVSAGFNTPRPPAEITNGDGVDVLSEAAMVIEATEADVTKLYIHGAEMALQLAVRHNVKVALLTDGSPSCGSSYIYDGSFTGKKKKGIGVTTALLEKNGIKVFPDSQIEDADEYLRRAENST from the coding sequence ATGCATAAAATACTAGTCAGTTCTTGCCTTGTCGGATTACCGATTCGCTACAACGGAAGAGACAAACCGACGAACGCGGAAATTGTTTCACGCTGGCGTAATGAAGACCGACTCGTTCATATTTGCCCTGAAGTGTCCGCTGGTTTTAACACCCCGAGGCCACCTGCTGAGATAACGAATGGAGACGGAGTCGATGTTCTGTCAGAAGCCGCTATGGTTATTGAGGCTACTGAGGCCGATGTTACAAAGCTTTATATTCATGGCGCGGAGATGGCCTTGCAGCTCGCTGTCAGGCACAATGTTAAAGTTGCTCTGCTCACTGATGGAAGCCCTTCATGCGGATCGTCGTATATTTATGACGGTAGCTTCACAGGAAAAAAGAAGAAGGGAATAGGAGTTACAACAGCGCTTCTCGAAAAGAACGGCATTAAGGTCTTTCCTGATTCTCAGATTGAAGATGCAGATGAATACTTGAGACGTGCGGAAAACTCTACTTGA
- a CDS encoding branched-chain amino acid ABC transporter permease: protein MNIGKSLTLLIVAAALTYPLVPQSSDYIIHVMTLAMVYMILAMGLNIVPGFCGLLDLGYVGFYGIGAYTAGLLTIHYDMSFWVIVPLAALNGALWGALLGAPTLRLTGDYFAIVTFGFSELVVLFLTNEIWLTRGPLGLPGIQPITVNLTWLNEAWYFQFYDKTPNFYVVALLVGLVFFIMRRMEDSRLGRAWYAIREDPLAAASCGVNILNYKVIAFAISAAIGAVGGCFYARWSMFLSPDMFKFWESFLVLCMVVLGGLGNIKGALLGAVILVCLGEVLREVLTSLGLPPETRFMAYGLIMVLIMRFKPAGFFPAIASSGRSNPLLLDLQKRLTARNAPKEETRDAAA, encoded by the coding sequence GTGAATATCGGAAAATCGCTCACCCTCCTGATCGTCGCCGCTGCACTGACCTACCCCTTGGTGCCGCAGTCCAGCGACTACATCATCCACGTGATGACCCTGGCCATGGTCTACATGATCCTGGCCATGGGCCTGAACATCGTGCCCGGATTCTGCGGCCTGCTGGACCTGGGCTACGTCGGCTTCTACGGGATCGGAGCCTACACCGCCGGCCTGCTGACCATTCACTACGACATGTCCTTCTGGGTGATCGTCCCCCTGGCCGCCCTGAACGGGGCACTGTGGGGCGCGCTGCTGGGCGCGCCGACCCTGCGCCTGACCGGGGACTACTTCGCCATCGTCACCTTCGGTTTTTCCGAACTGGTGGTTCTCTTCCTGACCAATGAAATCTGGCTGACCCGCGGCCCCTTGGGGTTGCCCGGGATTCAGCCCATCACCGTGAACCTGACCTGGCTCAACGAGGCCTGGTATTTTCAGTTCTACGACAAGACTCCCAACTTCTACGTCGTGGCTCTCCTGGTGGGCTTGGTCTTCTTCATCATGCGCCGGATGGAGGACTCCCGCCTGGGCCGGGCCTGGTACGCCATTCGCGAGGATCCCCTGGCCGCGGCCAGTTGCGGGGTGAACATCCTCAACTACAAGGTCATCGCCTTCGCCATTTCCGCGGCCATCGGCGCGGTAGGCGGTTGCTTCTACGCCCGCTGGTCCATGTTCCTCTCCCCGGACATGTTCAAGTTCTGGGAATCCTTCCTGGTCCTGTGCATGGTCGTGTTGGGAGGCTTGGGCAACATTAAGGGAGCCTTGCTCGGTGCGGTCATCCTGGTCTGTCTGGGTGAAGTGCTCCGGGAAGTACTCACCTCCCTCGGCCTGCCCCCGGAGACCCGGTTCATGGCCTACGGCCTGATCATGGTCCTGATCATGCGCTTCAAGCCGGCAGGTTTTTTTCCGGCCATCGCCTCCAGCGGCCGATCCAACCCGTTGCTGCTCGACCTGCAAAAGCGTCTGACCGCCCGAAACGCTCCCAAGGAAGAAACCCGTGACGCCGCTGCTTGA
- a CDS encoding carbohydrate ABC transporter permease produces the protein MKIQKRYIGLAFYFLLLLLPIYWMLNMSLRTNADILSTFALYPHNPTLANYIKIFTDPAWYSGYINSITYVTMNTVFSLLVALPAAYAFSRYRFIGDKHVFFWLLTNRMAPPAVFLLPFFQLYSTFGLIDTHLAVALAHCLFNVPLAVWILEGFMSGVPREIDETAFIDGYSFPRFFITIFIPLIRAGIGVTAFFCFMFSWVELLLARTLTTTVAKPIAATMTRTVSATGLDWGLLAAAGILTIIPGALVIWFVRNHLAKGFALGRV, from the coding sequence ATGAAGATTCAAAAACGATACATCGGGCTGGCTTTTTACTTTCTCCTGCTGCTCCTGCCCATCTACTGGATGCTGAACATGTCCCTGCGGACCAACGCGGATATTCTGAGCACCTTTGCCCTGTATCCGCATAACCCGACCCTGGCCAACTACATCAAGATTTTCACTGATCCGGCCTGGTATTCGGGGTACATCAACTCCATTACCTACGTGACCATGAACACGGTCTTCTCCCTGCTGGTTGCCCTGCCCGCGGCTTACGCCTTTTCCAGGTATCGGTTCATCGGCGACAAGCACGTCTTTTTCTGGCTGTTGACCAACCGCATGGCCCCCCCGGCCGTGTTCCTGCTGCCGTTTTTCCAGCTCTATTCCACGTTCGGACTGATCGACACCCATCTGGCCGTGGCTTTGGCCCACTGTCTGTTCAACGTCCCTCTGGCGGTCTGGATCCTGGAAGGATTCATGTCCGGAGTGCCCAGGGAAATCGACGAAACCGCCTTTATTGACGGGTATAGCTTCCCCCGCTTCTTCATCACCATCTTCATCCCGCTAATCCGGGCCGGAATCGGCGTGACCGCCTTTTTCTGCTTCATGTTCTCCTGGGTCGAACTGCTTCTGGCCCGCACCCTGACCACGACCGTGGCCAAGCCCATCGCCGCGACGATGACCCGGACCGTCAGCGCCACGGGCCTGGATTGGGGGCTGCTGGCCGCCGCCGGGATTCTGACCATCATTCCCGGGGCCTTGGTGATCTGGTTTGTGCGCAACCACCTGGCCAAGGGTTTTGCCCTGGGCCGCGTATAA